DNA from Terriglobales bacterium:
TACGCTTTTGCGTTCGCAGGTTTGTGAGGTGTTCATAACCCTAAAGGGCGAAAATTCGCTAGGGGAAGAGGGTTTTCGGCGAAAACTCCCTCAAGCCCTTGAGAGATGGGCGAAGAGAAATTTGAAGATGTTTGTTTGGCGTTGGAGAAAACTCGCTCTCCCCGGCGGCGCCGTGGGAACGATGCCCCCCGCGCGGCTCAGCACATGCAAAGGCAGTTCTCGCGCACGTATTCTCTGCCTAAACTCTGACCATTGGCCCCTCACAAGACCGAACAGAACCGCACCGGCCGACACGCCGGGATAGGCGCAAGTCTCTCTAAAGTAAAGAAAATGGGTTGTATGGAAAACGAATGGGTTGGACTCAAAATCCGCCGGGCTTCGGCCCTTGGGGGTTCAACTCCCCCTCCCGGCACCAGAGAACCTGAGCGGAACAGTGATGCGAGGTCCCTCGACTTCGCTCGGGATTTCGCCCGCGGGCTCCCGCTTCCCGCGCTCCGCTTGGTTCGCTCACGCCCCTAGACGGCTCAAGTTAAACTCCCCCTCCCGACACCGGCCAGGCTAACCGCCTCATTCTGTGAGCGTTCCTACCGACGCTACCCCCGTCTCTACCGCAGTTACTTTAGTGACGTTTACAGCTTCTCCGCGCGGACGTACAAAGGAAGAGTTCGTGAGGCAGTTCCCTTGGGGGAGGGGCTGCCGGCGTCCCGTGCCTTCGGGCCCGGGACGCTTTTATTTTTGGCCGGGTTGCGGGTACCCTTGAGAACCCTATGGGAATGCGGCTTGCCATCGGAATGGCAGTGCTACTGGCCTCGAGCGCCTGGGCCCAGTCCCTGTTCGAAGGGCGGGTGACGGATCCGGCGGGCAAGCCCATTCCCGGCGCGGGGCTGGTACTCAAACGCGGCGGCGTGGAGTTGCGCCGGAGCGCGGACGCCGACGGGCGCTTCAGTTACCTGGCGTTGCCCGCGGGCGAATATGAACTCGTGATTTCGGCGGCCGGCTACTACAGCGCCGAGCAGGAGTTGGCGGTGCGCCCGCGCCAGCCGCTGGTGGTGCAGGTCGAGTTGGCGCGAAAGGTTTCCGCCGCGCAGACGGTAGAGGTGCGCTCCGCTGACATCAGTCTGGGCGAGACCTCTTCCGCCCGCCTGCTGACGCATACCGAGCTGGCGGCGCTGCCGGAACCCCTCAAGCGCGACCTGCCCACACTCGCCCTCTACACCTTTCCCGGCGCCACGCTCAGCCACGACAACTTCGTCCACGTCCGCGGCAACGAGGTCTCGCTCCAGGAGTTCATCAACGGCGTTTCCTTCCTGGAGAATCCGCAGGAGCAGTTCAGCCCCGGCCTGAGCCCGGATGTGTTCGAGGCGGTGAGCCTGGTCTCCGGGTCCTTCGCCGCCGAGTACGGCAACCGATTCGGCGGGGTCTTCGACGCCACCACCCGCTCCGGTCACGATCTGCGCGGACACGGCGCCCTCACGCTCGGCGGCGGGACCTTCGGCAGCAGTCTGGGCTCGGCCGAGTACGGCAACACCGCCGGGAAATTCGGCTACTACCTGTTCGCGGGCGGTTTCACTTCGGATTGGTACCTCAACCCGCCCGAGCGCACCGCGCTGCATGACTTCGGCTTCGGGCTGCGGGGCGCCGGGCAGTTCGACTATCGCGGCACGAACGACCGCGTGAGCCTGTTTCTGGCCGGCGGCGGAACCAACTTCGAGCTGCCGAATTTGGAAGACGATCAGGTCGAGGGGCGCGACGCCTCGCGCCGCCTGCGCTCCCAGACCGGCATCCTCACCTGGGAGCACGTCTTCTCGCCGCGCGCGCTGATCACTTCCTCCATCTACGAGCGCACGCTCGAGGACCGCCTGGTACCCACCACCGACCCGGTCACGCCCTTTGGCGACGGCCTGCGCTCCAGCCTGACCGCGGGCGTGAAGTCGGATTTCCTCTATTCCCGCGGCCGCCACATCTTCAAGGCGGGCGTGGACCTCACGCGCCTGCGCCTGAGCGAGCGCTTTGCCTTCGACGCGCGCGAAGTCCCCTTGCCGCCCGAGGATCCCGATCCCTTCAGCTTCCGGAGCAAGGTCCTCGGCGGGCAGGCGAGCCTGTACGCGCAGGACCACATCTCGCTCACGCCCAACTGGACCGCCGAACTCGGACTGCGCTGGGACTACTTCGACCTGGCGCACACCTACTCGCAGGTGAGCCCGCGGCTGGCGCTCTCCTACCACATCCCGTCGAGCAAGGGCACGGTGCACTTTGCCTACAACCGCTTCTTCTCGCCGCCACCGCTCGAGTACGTGCAACTGGCGAATTTCTTTGGAGCCGCGGCGCCGGACCCGAACGACCGCGTCGGCCCGATGCGTCCCTACCGCCAGCACTACTTCGAGGGCGGCCTGATCCAGGAGCTTCATCCCAAACTGGCGTTCGAGCTGACCGGCTTCTATCACCGGGGCACCACGCCCTTCGAGTACCGCGAGATCAGCATCACGCGCCTGTTCCTGCCCATCAACTCGGCGCGCAGCTCGTCCTACGGTGTGGAGGCGGGCTTCACGCTGAAGAACCTGGAGAAGCTCGGCCTCTCGGCGCGGTTGCAATACGCCTACCAGCGCACCTTCTTCTTCGGGCCCATCTCCGGCGGCTTTGCCCTGGGGGAGGCGGTCCAGCCGGGCGAGAAGTTCCTGCCCGCCTTCGACGAGCCCCACAGCGGGACGCTCTCCGTCACCTGGCGGCGGAAGTGGCGCGAGTTCTTCGCCGGAAGCAACCTGCGCTACGGCAGCGGCACCGCGGCCGAGAACGGGAAGCTGCGCCTGCCCGACCACGCCAGCTGGGACCTGAGCGGCGGCTTCAACCTGTGGCGGGAGGAATCCCGGCGGGTGACGCTGCAGTGGAACCTGGTGAACCTCACCGACGACCGCTACCGTATCGCCAAGGAGAGCGAGGAGACGCCCATCCAGTTCGCCTCGCCGCGCGTGTTCTCGGCGCACGTGAAGTTTCAGTTCTAGGTTCGCCTGCGACTTTTACCGTGCGGAAGCATCTAATCAGTAGTGGTAGGATGTCTCTGAGTCCCAGCACTCATAGTTCGGAGGAACAATGTCAGCCAACGGGATCCTTGAAGTAACAGACGCGAACTTCGACCAGGACGTCCTGAAGTCAGAGCAGCCGGTGATGGTGGACTTCTGGGCCGCGTGGTGCGGTCCATGCAAGGCGCTGGCCCCGGTGGTGGACGAGGTGGCTACCGCCTATCAGGGCCGGGTGAAGGTCGCCAAGATGGACGTGGACAGCAACATGGCCACGCCCCAGCGCTACAACGTGCGCAGCATCCCCACGCTCCTGATCTTCAAGGGCGGGCAGGTGCGCGAGCAGATTGTGGGCTACACCGGCCGCGACGCCATCGAGAAGGCCCTGGACAAGCACCTGGCGTAACCCAAACTCATCTGCAAGAACCAACGCCCGGCTTGTGCCGGGCGTTTTCTGTTTTGCTTGCAACTCGTTCCTCGCCACTCTCTTCAGTACTTCCGCAGTACGCCAATCACGCGTCCCTGGATCTCGACCGCCGCGGCGGGCATTACGATGGGCGCCATGGTGGCGTTCGAGGGTTGCAGGCGCACCCGGTCGCCCTCTTTGAAAATGCGTTTCAGTGTGGTCTCGGCGCCTT
Protein-coding regions in this window:
- a CDS encoding TonB-dependent receptor → MGMRLAIGMAVLLASSAWAQSLFEGRVTDPAGKPIPGAGLVLKRGGVELRRSADADGRFSYLALPAGEYELVISAAGYYSAEQELAVRPRQPLVVQVELARKVSAAQTVEVRSADISLGETSSARLLTHTELAALPEPLKRDLPTLALYTFPGATLSHDNFVHVRGNEVSLQEFINGVSFLENPQEQFSPGLSPDVFEAVSLVSGSFAAEYGNRFGGVFDATTRSGHDLRGHGALTLGGGTFGSSLGSAEYGNTAGKFGYYLFAGGFTSDWYLNPPERTALHDFGFGLRGAGQFDYRGTNDRVSLFLAGGGTNFELPNLEDDQVEGRDASRRLRSQTGILTWEHVFSPRALITSSIYERTLEDRLVPTTDPVTPFGDGLRSSLTAGVKSDFLYSRGRHIFKAGVDLTRLRLSERFAFDAREVPLPPEDPDPFSFRSKVLGGQASLYAQDHISLTPNWTAELGLRWDYFDLAHTYSQVSPRLALSYHIPSSKGTVHFAYNRFFSPPPLEYVQLANFFGAAAPDPNDRVGPMRPYRQHYFEGGLIQELHPKLAFELTGFYHRGTTPFEYREISITRLFLPINSARSSSYGVEAGFTLKNLEKLGLSARLQYAYQRTFFFGPISGGFALGEAVQPGEKFLPAFDEPHSGTLSVTWRRKWREFFAGSNLRYGSGTAAENGKLRLPDHASWDLSGGFNLWREESRRVTLQWNLVNLTDDRYRIAKESEETPIQFASPRVFSAHVKFQF
- the trxA gene encoding thioredoxin, which gives rise to MSANGILEVTDANFDQDVLKSEQPVMVDFWAAWCGPCKALAPVVDEVATAYQGRVKVAKMDVDSNMATPQRYNVRSIPTLLIFKGGQVREQIVGYTGRDAIEKALDKHLA